The nucleotide window GCGGCGGCTACGTCGTCCTGGGTGCTGAGGGGGTTGCTGGCCGACAAAACAACGTCAGCGCCGCCGCTTTGCAAGGCGATCATCAGGTTGGCGGTTTCGGTGGTGACGTGCATGGTGGCCCCAACGCGAATACCGGCAAACGGCCGTTCCACGCCAAACTGATCACGAATGCCGCGCAAGACAGCCATCTCTTGCTCAGCTCACTCCATGCGATGCCGCCCGCCGGGCGCTAAATCGGGATTCTTAATATCAAAGTCCATCTGTAAATACTCTCCTAAAAAACATAATGGATTGGGAGAAGGGGCTGTAGATTACCCCCTGTTCCTATCCCCCAATTCCTAATAACAAATCCAACGCCCCTTCGTCATCGAAATGCTCACGATAACGGGCCACAAATTCGGCCGGCGTGAAATAATGATTTTGCGTGCCGACTTGTTCCAGCACGTAGGTGGCGGCCAATGCGCCCATGCGCCCGGCTACCGGCCAGGGCAGCCCCAATTCCATACCGCGCATCAACCCGGCGCGGAAGGCGTCGCCGGCGCCGGTTGGCTCCACCACCTGGCGCGGCGGCACAATCGGCACAAGGTACTCCTGCCCATCGGCCAGCAGATAAGCGCCATCTTTACCTTTGGTGATGAGCAAACCACCCACCCGCTGCCGAATATCGGCGTCGCTCAGGCCAGTTTTGTCACGGATCAGGTCGTATTCATAATCGTTGACAGCCAGGAGCGCCGCGCCATCCAGTCCTTGCGCCAAATCGTCGCCGTTCAGGCGAGCGGTTTGTTGGCTGGGGTCATAAATGTAGGGGATGCCCAACGCTTTGCATTCCAGGGCATAGGCGCGCATGGCGTCCGGGTCGTTGGGCGAGATGATCGCCAGGTTGGCGTCGGCGGCGTATTGGGCAAACGTGAGGCTTTTGGCATGAGCCATCGCCCCGGTGTAAAAGGTGGCAATCTGGTTTTGCGCGTCATCGGTGCTGACGAAAAAAGAGGCGGTGAAATCGTCGGGAATTTCGATGATGGGGGACGTATCCACTCCCAGGCCATCCAGCCACTGACGATAATCGCCGAAATCCTGGCCGGCGGTGGCTAAGATGCTGGGCCGCGAACCGAGTAAGGCCAGCGTATAGGCGATGTTGGGGGCTGTGCCGCCGCGATGCTTTTTCATGCTGTCTACCAGGAAGCTCAGGCTGACCTTGTGCAGACTTTCGGCGACGAGGGAGTCGGTGAATTTGCCCGGGAAGTGCATCAAATAATCGAAGGCGATGGAGCCGGTGATGACAATTTTCATGTTACTTACTTCTTTTATGGCCGGAATTTGTCAGTCACGCAGGTTGGCCTGGCTGGTGACAACCTTATTATGCGCCTGGGGCTTAACGTCGCTCTTAAGCACGGCCGTTACCCCCAACCTGTCCCGCAGCATGGTCAACATGGCGCGTAAGCCATCTTTGACGGTAATTTTCTTGCCCTCGGCGTAGGTGCGCGGGTCGTAGCTGATGGGAATTTCCAGAATTTCGTAACCGGCCAACAAAATTTTGTCCGGCAGTTCAAAATCCAGGTTGAAGTCGGTGGTTGTCAGGTTGAGCGATTTTACCACGTCGGCGCGGACCATTTTGGTGGCTGTGCCCACGTCGGTGAGGTGGCCGCCAAAGAGAATATTCGTCATGGCCGTCAGGGTGCGGATGCCCCAATAGGCGTGGGCATATTCGTAAATGGCCCGGCCACCCAAAATGCGCGAACCAAAAATGGCGGCAGCGCCGGTCTCTTCCACTTTGCGGCAGAAGCGGGCGTGTTCGGCCGGGTCGTACTCTTTGTCGGCATCCTGGATGATCATGTAGTCGCCGGTCATGTTTTCAATGCCGGTGCGGATGGACATGCCTTTGCCCATGTTGCGTTCATGGAAGAAGATGCGGATTTCCGGGTCGGCGATTTGTTGCAGGATTTCCCGTGTGCCGTCGGTGGAAAAATTGTCCACAACGAGAATTTCGCGGTCCCAACCGGGGCCTAAATCCACCGCCTGGGTCTGGTGGATAACTTCCTGGATGGTTGCTTTTTCGTTGTAGCAGCAGATGATGACAGATAATTTCATGTTTGTTCAAAGTGAAGGACTGAGAATTGCGCTTTTCATCATAAAGCCCACTCCTCAGTCCTCAGTGCCAATAAGTATTTATTTGAAAAGCCGAAGCTGAAAAGCCAGCTTGTGATTATAGCACACGGCCGTTTTTTACAAAAAGCCGGTGCTGGCGGTACAGCAATTCTAAATGTAGAAAACGGGTATCGGGAAAATA belongs to Candidatus Leptovillus gracilis and includes:
- a CDS encoding glycosyltransferase family 2 protein, whose protein sequence is MKLSVIICCYNEKATIQEVIHQTQAVDLGPGWDREILVVDNFSTDGTREILQQIADPEIRIFFHERNMGKGMSIRTGIENMTGDYMIIQDADKEYDPAEHARFCRKVEETGAAAIFGSRILGGRAIYEYAHAYWGIRTLTAMTNILFGGHLTDVGTATKMVRADVVKSLNLTTTDFNLDFELPDKILLAGYEILEIPISYDPRTYAEGKKITVKDGLRAMLTMLRDRLGVTAVLKSDVKPQAHNKVVTSQANLRD
- a CDS encoding carbohydrate kinase family protein — translated: MKIVITGSIAFDYLMHFPGKFTDSLVAESLHKVSLSFLVDSMKKHRGGTAPNIAYTLALLGSRPSILATAGQDFGDYRQWLDGLGVDTSPIIEIPDDFTASFFVSTDDAQNQIATFYTGAMAHAKSLTFAQYAADANLAIISPNDPDAMRAYALECKALGIPYIYDPSQQTARLNGDDLAQGLDGAALLAVNDYEYDLIRDKTGLSDADIRQRVGGLLITKGKDGAYLLADGQEYLVPIVPPRQVVEPTGAGDAFRAGLMRGMELGLPWPVAGRMGALAATYVLEQVGTQNHYFTPAEFVARYREHFDDEGALDLLLGIGG